The following nucleotide sequence is from Thermodesulfovibrionales bacterium.
TATCTGTCCCGCGATAAAGACCGATTCTCTCATCCGCAACGAGAGATCCTTTCCGAGGAGAAGGGGAGAATTAATAAAGGTGTTCCGGTGGAGGCTTCCCAACCTCAGAAACTCCGCACCTTCAAGCCCGGGGATGAGACTGAAGACCTCCTTCTGAGCGGGCCAGGTAAGGCGCGTCTGAAAACCGACCATATTATATGCCGTCTTTTCGTTATTCTCCGGCCTCAGCTGCACGACGGCATAGGGCTCTCTTCCCGTTTTCGGATCGGAAAGACCGACGGGCTTCATCGGGCCAAACCTCAGGGTATCCCTGCCGCGTAAGGCCATCACTTCCACCGGCATGCAGCCTTCAAAGACCTTCGAGTCCTCAAAGTCCCTGACCCCAACCTTGTCCGCATCGAGAACAGCCTTATGGAATGCCGTATATTCTTTCTCGGACATGGGGCAATTGATATAATCATCGCCCCCCTTACCGTACCTCGATGCGAAGTAGACCTTTTCCCGATCTATGCTATCGGCGCTCACGATGGGCGCAATAGCATCATAGAAGAAGAGGTAATTCTGTCCGATGAGACGCCGCAGAGCTTCAGTCATGGAAGGGGACGTCAACGGGCCGGTGGCGATAATCGCACAGGTATCCGGTATCTCTTCGATCTCCTTTCTCGCTACCGTGATACCGGGACTGGAGGATATGGCGTTCGTTATGAATCCTGAAAAAAGCTCCCTGTTCACGGCGAGGGCCGTTCCCGCCGGAACACGCGATACTTCGGCAGCCTTCATAATGAGGGAGCCGGCAGCCTGAAGTTCCCTCTTCAGAAGTCCGGGTGCGCTCAACGGTTCGGACGAACGGAACGAGTTGGAACAGACAAGCTCAGCCAGGAACGCCGTCTTGTGTGCCTCGGTGGTCCTCGCCGGTCTCATTTCGCAGAGGGTCACCTTGACGCCCCGCATGGCAGCCTGCCACGCAGCCTCGCTCCCCGCAAGCCCTCCCCCTATAATGATCAACTCCTCCATGCGATCTTATTCTATATCGCTACAACAGGTTCTTTCAAGAAACACATCATTGCATGCGTCCCGTATCTCTCCTCTGCACGTCTACAAATCGCATCCGGGCCGA
It contains:
- the trmFO gene encoding methylenetetrahydrofolate--tRNA-(uracil(54)-C(5))-methyltransferase (FADH(2)-oxidizing) TrmFO, with amino-acid sequence MEELIIIGGGLAGSEAAWQAAMRGVKVTLCEMRPARTTEAHKTAFLAELVCSNSFRSSEPLSAPGLLKRELQAAGSLIMKAAEVSRVPAGTALAVNRELFSGFITNAISSSPGITVARKEIEEIPDTCAIIATGPLTSPSMTEALRRLIGQNYLFFYDAIAPIVSADSIDREKVYFASRYGKGGDDYINCPMSEKEYTAFHKAVLDADKVGVRDFEDSKVFEGCMPVEVMALRGRDTLRFGPMKPVGLSDPKTGREPYAVVQLRPENNEKTAYNMVGFQTRLTWPAQKEVFSLIPGLEGAEFLRLGSLHRNTFINSPLLLGKDLSLRMRESVFIAGQITGVEGYLESTAMGLVAGINAARRIQGKESVAVPVTTAHGSLMRHITSPVREFQPTNINFGLFPSLGPEQAGIRDKKLKKKAIVERAGEDWEGYVKRVGQ